From the genome of Geoglobus ahangari, one region includes:
- a CDS encoding DNA double-strand break repair nuclease NurA, with product MSMEGRLFDNIHEFVRRVEEIRSRKFDVWVEKRRISRSDEFEILDGLRVLGVDGSQIAPLKDFGIPFGGVQSAGILVHHGSGRYDVRFRSRLISDTNLEFERFRLEIEMVKENLGEVDYAFYDGSLGAPYMYELNEALKRAYRMEIDELLRLSERLGVPVIGYVDRSYMKDLRMGVYDTYVLSDHLSLYEYTSPIQTGSPMLAVYFRPNPSLPVRVEIPAWCEEMVDEIMEVVYAECRLGSTSGYPYILERAHKNARISEKEKKAFVSVLKSAGISFKYMSKVIE from the coding sequence ATGAGCATGGAGGGCAGACTGTTCGACAACATACACGAATTCGTCAGGAGGGTTGAGGAGATCAGAAGCAGGAAGTTTGACGTGTGGGTTGAGAAGAGGAGGATATCCCGCTCAGACGAGTTCGAGATCCTCGACGGTCTGAGGGTTCTCGGAGTTGACGGGAGCCAGATCGCTCCGCTGAAGGACTTCGGAATTCCGTTTGGCGGGGTTCAGTCTGCTGGAATCCTCGTGCACCACGGCAGCGGGAGGTATGATGTCCGGTTCAGAAGCAGGTTGATCTCCGACACCAACCTCGAGTTCGAGAGGTTCAGGCTTGAGATCGAGATGGTGAAGGAGAACCTTGGGGAGGTGGACTACGCGTTCTACGACGGAAGCCTCGGGGCGCCCTACATGTACGAGCTCAACGAGGCGCTGAAAAGGGCTTACAGGATGGAGATAGACGAGCTCCTCAGACTTTCCGAGAGGCTCGGCGTTCCGGTCATCGGCTATGTGGACAGGAGCTACATGAAGGATCTCCGCATGGGCGTCTATGATACCTACGTTCTCTCAGATCACCTCTCGCTCTACGAGTACACATCTCCGATCCAGACAGGCTCGCCCATGCTTGCTGTCTACTTCCGGCCCAACCCCTCCCTGCCGGTCAGGGTTGAGATTCCCGCGTGGTGCGAGGAGATGGTGGATGAGATAATGGAAGTTGTCTACGCCGAGTGCAGGCTCGGGTCGACTTCAGGCTACCCCTACATCCTTGAGAGGGCGCATAAGAACGCCAGAATAAGCGAGAAGGAGAAGAAAGCCTTCGTGAGTGTTTTGAAGAGCGCGGGGATATCCTTCAAGTACATGAGCAAGGTGATCGAATGA
- a CDS encoding helicase HerA domain-containing protein — MKPVGLVKGPAESPHEFRFITPDNTRLKVGEFVYYNFNGRKVLCRVSKRLPLRQYPDIYLSNPSVEPERILRVIGVSTREFDLYEMRATILGYYDRQLGFINPRIPPKPGMPVYLAEREIIESALLKKRAGEVGSIHLGYLLNREEDIPVVIDTSLTVSEHLAILAGTGSGKSYLAGVIVEELLKPYNRASVLVFDPHGEYHTLREVEGLEEFRDGDYSPRVRIYGREDIKLRLSELDYDELVNLLPNLTDKMEAMLSRIYRELSEQGHFTVDDLIARLEELREREETTANGLIWRVRRYLRDMDLIDDYRHMDLKNLLRPGQASILQLTEMSDMEQELLVSALMKRILKARINAEKGSDGEKLEYPVFVIIEEAHRFASRDSRSFDVLRTILSEGRKFGVGVCLISQRPSKIDSDILSQCMTQVVMRMVNPADQDNVRKSVESIGREMIEELPGLTKGQAVVSGVAINTPVLIRVRKRLTSHGGASKNAPEEWIRWSEKGEERARVVERKARLFWDDE; from the coding sequence GTGAAGCCGGTGGGTCTGGTCAAGGGGCCTGCAGAGAGCCCTCACGAGTTCAGGTTCATAACACCCGACAACACAAGGCTGAAGGTCGGGGAGTTCGTTTACTACAACTTCAACGGCAGGAAGGTCCTCTGCAGGGTCTCGAAGAGGCTACCGCTGAGACAGTACCCGGACATATACCTCTCCAATCCCTCCGTGGAGCCAGAGAGGATTCTGAGGGTAATCGGGGTGAGCACGAGGGAGTTCGACCTCTATGAGATGAGGGCGACAATCCTCGGCTACTACGACAGGCAGCTCGGGTTCATAAACCCGCGAATCCCACCCAAGCCCGGGATGCCGGTGTATCTCGCTGAGAGGGAGATCATAGAGTCCGCGCTGCTGAAGAAGAGGGCTGGAGAGGTTGGGAGCATTCATCTTGGCTACCTGCTCAACAGGGAGGAGGACATACCTGTGGTCATAGACACATCCCTGACTGTGAGCGAGCACCTTGCGATTCTTGCAGGAACGGGAAGTGGCAAGAGCTACCTTGCTGGCGTCATAGTGGAGGAGCTTCTGAAGCCCTACAACAGGGCGAGCGTCCTCGTTTTCGACCCTCACGGTGAGTACCACACCCTTCGGGAGGTGGAGGGACTCGAGGAGTTCAGGGATGGCGATTACTCCCCGAGAGTCAGGATCTACGGCAGGGAGGACATAAAGCTGAGGCTCAGCGAGCTCGACTACGATGAGCTTGTGAACCTGCTGCCCAACCTCACCGACAAGATGGAGGCGATGCTCAGCAGGATCTACAGGGAGCTTTCAGAGCAGGGACACTTCACGGTTGACGACCTCATTGCGAGGCTCGAGGAGCTCAGGGAGAGGGAGGAAACGACGGCGAACGGCCTTATATGGAGGGTCAGGAGGTACCTGAGGGACATGGACCTGATAGACGACTACAGGCACATGGACCTGAAGAACCTCCTCAGGCCGGGGCAGGCAAGCATTCTGCAGCTCACCGAGATGAGCGACATGGAACAGGAACTCCTCGTCTCGGCCCTCATGAAGAGGATACTGAAGGCGAGGATAAACGCTGAAAAGGGTAGTGACGGGGAGAAGCTGGAGTATCCGGTCTTCGTGATCATAGAGGAGGCTCACCGCTTCGCCTCCCGTGACTCAAGGAGCTTTGACGTTCTGAGAACAATACTGAGCGAGGGTAGGAAGTTCGGCGTTGGCGTGTGCCTGATAAGCCAGAGGCCGTCAAAGATCGACAGCGACATCCTCAGCCAGTGCATGACTCAGGTGGTCATGAGGATGGTCAACCCGGCTGATCAGGACAACGTGAGGAAGAGCGTGGAGAGCATAGGGAGGGAGATGATAGAGGAGCTGCCGGGACTGACAAAGGGTCAGGCCGTGGTTTCAGGGGTGGCCATAAACACCCCCGTCCTGATCAGGGTCAGGAAGAGACTGACATCCCATGGAGGAGCGAGCAAGAACGCGCCGGAGGAGTGGATAAGATGGAGCGAGAAGGGTGAGGAGAGGGCCAGGGTTGTGGAGAGAAAGGCGAGGCTCTTCTGGGATGACGAATGA
- a CDS encoding SAM-dependent methyltransferase, with protein sequence MRLDVWLHANGYFESRSRAKLAVRKGLVLVNGRRVKPSYGMRGDERIEVLADDRPAGYYKLLELDEEWGIFSGGETVLDLGSSAGGFLLYASEKAGFVIGIEYSREFEDQLERIAREKENVRVIFGDAFTLDTSTIPALDLILCDLTLEPAHSMEALKRFLPRLKLGGRVVFVSKGEKVNVPDELRVLREKKAEEKREWYLLLEYRG encoded by the coding sequence ATGAGGCTGGACGTGTGGCTTCACGCTAACGGCTACTTCGAAAGCAGGAGCAGGGCAAAGCTTGCTGTGAGGAAGGGGCTCGTGCTCGTGAATGGCAGGAGGGTAAAGCCTTCCTACGGGATGAGGGGCGACGAGAGGATAGAGGTTCTCGCGGACGACAGGCCAGCGGGCTACTACAAGCTGTTGGAGCTGGACGAGGAGTGGGGGATCTTCTCTGGGGGCGAGACGGTTCTCGATCTCGGGAGCAGTGCCGGGGGGTTCCTGCTTTACGCGAGCGAAAAGGCAGGGTTTGTGATCGGCATCGAGTACAGCAGGGAGTTCGAGGATCAGCTCGAGAGGATAGCGAGGGAAAAGGAGAACGTCAGGGTAATTTTCGGTGACGCGTTCACCCTCGACACCTCCACAATCCCTGCCTTGGATTTAATCCTCTGCGACCTCACCCTTGAGCCCGCGCACTCGATGGAAGCCCTAAAGCGCTTCCTTCCCAGACTCAAGCTGGGAGGCAGGGTCGTGTTCGTCTCGAAGGGGGAAAAGGTGAATGTTCCAGATGAACTCAGAGTTCTCAGGGAAAAGAAAGCTGAAGAAAAGAGGGAGTGGTACCTCTTGCTCGAGTACAGGGGCTAA
- the crcB gene encoding fluoride efflux transporter CrcB produces the protein MLLAYVAIGGMLGAVARYVLSGVVQDGHTFPVGTLSVNMIGSFLLGFFMFSAEYFGLFSQEIRALIAVGFLGSFTTMSTFSYESFRMLMEVNYLGFVQNVILNLVTCILAVYAGRVLALAVWRLHP, from the coding sequence GTGCTGCTTGCCTACGTGGCCATAGGGGGAATGCTCGGAGCGGTGGCGAGGTACGTGCTTTCGGGGGTGGTTCAGGACGGACACACCTTCCCCGTGGGAACGCTGAGCGTTAACATGATCGGGAGCTTCCTTCTCGGGTTCTTCATGTTCTCGGCCGAGTACTTCGGCCTCTTCTCTCAGGAGATAAGGGCTCTGATTGCGGTCGGCTTTCTCGGCTCCTTCACGACAATGTCCACGTTCAGCTACGAGTCATTCAGGATGCTCATGGAGGTCAACTATTTAGGGTTCGTGCAGAACGTCATCCTCAACCTCGTCACGTGTATACTCGCGGTTTATGCTGGGAGAGTTCTGGCTCTCGCAGTCTGGAGGTTGCACCCATGA
- a CDS encoding DUF190 domain-containing protein encodes MRDGILLRIYLGESDRYEGKPLYRYIVEFLRKEGIAGATVLRGMLGYGKSSVIHNSSVLRLSSDLPVVVEVVDTVENIERVKRRLVEIVREGLITEERVKIISYSGREPK; translated from the coding sequence ATGAGGGACGGAATCCTCCTCAGGATATACCTGGGTGAGAGCGACAGGTATGAGGGAAAGCCCCTCTACAGGTACATCGTTGAGTTTCTCAGGAAAGAAGGCATAGCCGGGGCAACCGTTCTGAGGGGCATGCTCGGCTACGGGAAGTCGAGCGTGATCCACAACTCGTCTGTTCTCAGGCTTTCATCCGACCTCCCGGTTGTTGTGGAGGTTGTGGACACAGTCGAAAACATAGAGAGGGTGAAGCGCAGGCTCGTTGAAATAGTGAGGGAGGGTCTGATAACGGAGGAAAGGGTTAAGATAATTTCCTACTCCGGAAGGGAGCCTAAATAG
- a CDS encoding DUF302 domain-containing protein, translated as MVGYGKVVDLGFDEAVERVKERLAEEGFSVVCEIDVGKTIREKIGKEIGRYVILGACNPHHSFNVLSANREFGLLMPCNVVVYSLDDGVHISAITPLALAQQFGDERITETAGEVEESLKRVIDSI; from the coding sequence ATGGTGGGTTACGGAAAGGTTGTTGACCTCGGCTTTGACGAGGCTGTGGAGAGGGTGAAGGAGAGGCTGGCTGAGGAGGGCTTCAGCGTCGTGTGCGAGATAGACGTGGGAAAGACGATAAGGGAGAAGATCGGAAAGGAGATTGGAAGGTACGTGATCCTCGGTGCCTGCAACCCTCACCACTCCTTCAACGTCCTCTCGGCGAACAGAGAGTTCGGACTGCTCATGCCGTGCAACGTGGTCGTCTACAGCCTTGACGATGGAGTTCACATCTCGGCCATAACACCGCTCGCGCTCGCACAGCAGTTCGGGGACGAGAGGATAACCGAAACTGCCGGGGAGGTTGAGGAGAGCCTGAAGAGGGTTATCGACTCTATTTAG
- a CDS encoding acylphosphatase, whose translation MKRLRIYVSGVVQGVGYRYFTRRKAQEMGVKGYVMNLPDGRVLVVAEGEEQKLDKFISSLKEGPKFANVKGLEIIEEEYTGEFDGFEIRY comes from the coding sequence ATGAAGCGCCTCAGAATTTACGTCAGTGGTGTAGTGCAGGGCGTGGGTTACAGGTACTTCACAAGGAGGAAGGCTCAGGAGATGGGTGTGAAGGGGTACGTGATGAACCTTCCCGACGGCAGGGTTCTGGTTGTTGCGGAGGGCGAGGAGCAGAAGCTCGACAAGTTCATCTCATCGCTCAAGGAGGGCCCGAAGTTCGCAAACGTCAAGGGGCTCGAGATAATCGAGGAGGAGTACACGGGAGAGTTTGACGGGTTTGAGATAAGATATTAG
- the hisF gene encoding imidazole glycerol phosphate synthase subunit HisF, with the protein MLTKRIIPCLDVTLDEKGATVVKGVEFVNLRRAGDPVEMAKRYDEEGADELVFLDITASAHGRETMVDVVERTAEEVFIPFTVGGGIRSVDDINVMLRAGADKVSINTSAVKNPELVREGARIFGSQCIVVAIDCRRNFDLSRGKHFVELEDGRKAWYEVVIYGGRKPTGIDAVEWAKRVEELGAGEILLTSMNRDGTKDGYDLPITRKISEEVSIPVIASGGAGRMEHFYEAFELGKADAALAASVFHFGEIDILELKNYLREKGVPVRI; encoded by the coding sequence ATGCTGACCAAGAGGATCATCCCCTGCCTCGACGTAACTCTGGATGAGAAGGGGGCGACGGTTGTCAAGGGCGTCGAGTTCGTCAACCTGAGGAGAGCTGGCGATCCGGTGGAGATGGCAAAAAGGTACGATGAGGAAGGAGCAGATGAACTCGTTTTTCTGGACATAACCGCGTCCGCTCACGGCAGGGAGACGATGGTGGATGTGGTCGAGAGGACGGCTGAGGAGGTCTTCATACCCTTCACGGTGGGCGGGGGAATAAGGAGCGTAGACGACATAAACGTGATGCTGAGGGCGGGAGCGGACAAGGTCTCGATAAACACCTCGGCTGTTAAGAATCCCGAGCTCGTCAGGGAGGGTGCGAGGATCTTCGGCTCCCAGTGCATTGTCGTGGCAATAGACTGCAGGAGGAACTTCGACCTGAGCAGGGGGAAGCACTTCGTGGAGCTCGAGGATGGGAGGAAGGCATGGTACGAGGTTGTTATTTATGGGGGAAGGAAGCCAACAGGAATTGACGCGGTGGAGTGGGCAAAGAGGGTTGAGGAGCTCGGGGCAGGCGAGATACTGCTGACGTCGATGAACAGGGATGGGACAAAGGATGGCTACGACCTTCCGATAACGAGGAAGATAAGCGAGGAGGTCAGCATCCCGGTGATAGCATCAGGTGGGGCGGGGAGAATGGAGCACTTCTACGAGGCGTTCGAGCTCGGGAAGGCGGATGCTGCCCTTGCGGCAAGCGTCTTCCACTTCGGTGAGATCGACATCCTCGAGCTGAAAAATTATCTGAGGGAAAAAGGTGTGCCAGTCAGGATTTAG
- a CDS encoding RidA family protein yields the protein MEFVNSPDAPRPVGPYSHAVMAGDFVFVSGQIPLDKEGRVPESFEERVKRAIENVRAILRACGLDLRNVVKVTVYLRDISRFEEFNEVYARYFTHKPARAVVEVSNLPKNADVEIEVIAYAKS from the coding sequence ATGGAGTTCGTAAACTCTCCGGACGCGCCAAGGCCAGTTGGACCGTACAGCCATGCCGTCATGGCTGGAGACTTCGTCTTCGTCTCCGGTCAGATACCGCTCGACAAGGAAGGCAGAGTTCCGGAAAGCTTTGAGGAGAGGGTCAAAAGGGCAATAGAGAACGTCAGAGCCATACTCAGAGCCTGTGGGCTTGACCTCAGAAATGTGGTCAAGGTGACCGTGTACCTGAGGGACATATCAAGGTTCGAGGAGTTCAACGAGGTCTACGCCCGGTATTTCACCCACAAGCCCGCGAGGGCTGTGGTTGAGGTCTCGAACCTGCCGAAGAATGCTGACGTTGAGATTGAAGTAATAGCTTACGCTAAATCCTGA
- a CDS encoding MazG nucleotide pyrophosphohydrolase domain-containing protein: MRISEFQNMIRELYFEKDERRGVERTFLWLVEEVGELAEAVRTGENAGEEFADVFAWLVSLANLCGVDLEEEVGRKYPGYCIRCGSKPCRCEEVV, encoded by the coding sequence GTGAGAATCTCCGAGTTCCAGAACATGATCCGGGAGCTCTACTTCGAGAAGGACGAGAGGAGGGGAGTGGAGCGGACGTTCCTGTGGCTCGTGGAGGAAGTGGGTGAGCTCGCCGAGGCCGTAAGGACTGGGGAAAACGCGGGGGAGGAGTTCGCCGACGTTTTCGCATGGCTGGTGAGCCTCGCCAACCTCTGCGGTGTGGACTTGGAGGAGGAGGTTGGGAGGAAGTACCCCGGATACTGCATTAGGTGTGGCTCAAAACCCTGCAGGTGTGAAGAGGTGGTTTGA
- a CDS encoding nicotinate phosphoribosyltransferase, producing MFLVVRDEDIKKGLTTDKYFIWTEKILREKRVNPYVVAEFTASRWGIFSGLNDVLRLMEGINVDIYAMPEGTLFFPHEPVMVVTGHYLDFARFETAMLGFICHSSGVSTKAFRAKLAAGDKRVLSFGTRRQHPAIAAMIERAAWIGGVDGVSNVAAEKYLGIESVGTMPHALIISFGDQVAAWRAYDEVVDESVPRTMLVDTYCDEKSEAIRAVENVERVDAVRLDTPSSRRGNIRKIIEEIRWELDIRGRRDVRIVLSGGLDIEDILSLRDVVDAFGVGTSIAGAGPIDFSMDIVERNGEFCAKRGKRSGMKQVYRDWETLEDEVRLFSQDGPEGKEPLLEKVMEGGRILKETDLNFARDLALRQMEIIRRIGRAEEFVRDEV from the coding sequence ATGTTCCTCGTTGTTAGGGATGAAGACATCAAGAAGGGGCTGACAACTGACAAGTACTTCATCTGGACCGAGAAGATCCTGAGGGAGAAGAGGGTCAACCCCTACGTTGTTGCCGAGTTCACGGCTTCGAGGTGGGGAATCTTCTCGGGCTTAAACGACGTGCTCAGGCTGATGGAGGGGATCAACGTCGACATATACGCAATGCCCGAGGGCACGCTCTTCTTCCCGCACGAGCCCGTGATGGTCGTGACGGGCCATTACCTCGACTTCGCGAGGTTTGAGACCGCGATGCTCGGGTTCATATGCCACTCCTCCGGCGTTTCAACGAAGGCCTTCAGGGCCAAGCTCGCTGCCGGGGATAAGCGGGTCTTGTCGTTTGGGACGAGGAGGCAGCACCCTGCAATAGCCGCGATGATTGAGAGGGCAGCCTGGATAGGTGGAGTTGACGGGGTGAGCAACGTTGCCGCGGAGAAGTACCTGGGCATAGAGAGCGTTGGAACCATGCCCCACGCGCTCATAATCTCTTTCGGAGATCAGGTGGCTGCTTGGAGGGCATACGACGAGGTTGTTGACGAGAGCGTTCCGAGAACTATGCTGGTGGACACGTACTGCGACGAGAAGAGTGAGGCGATAAGGGCTGTGGAGAACGTTGAGAGGGTGGATGCGGTCAGGCTCGACACGCCCAGCAGCAGAAGGGGCAACATAAGGAAGATAATCGAAGAGATCAGGTGGGAGCTGGACATAAGGGGCAGGCGTGACGTGAGAATAGTGCTGAGCGGCGGGCTGGACATAGAGGACATACTCTCTCTCAGAGACGTAGTGGATGCGTTCGGTGTGGGGACGAGCATAGCCGGTGCAGGGCCGATAGACTTCTCCATGGACATAGTCGAGAGGAACGGCGAGTTCTGTGCCAAGAGGGGTAAGAGGAGCGGAATGAAGCAGGTTTACAGGGACTGGGAGACCCTCGAGGATGAGGTGAGGCTTTTCTCTCAGGATGGGCCGGAGGGCAAGGAGCCCCTCCTCGAGAAGGTCATGGAGGGCGGGAGGATTCTTAAAGAGACGGACTTAAACTTCGCGAGGGATCTCGCCCTCAGGCAGATGGAGATAATAAGGAGGATTGGCAGGGCTGAGGAGTTTGTGAGGGACGAGGTTTAG
- a CDS encoding MgtC/SapB family protein: MEELLALLLSAALGGVIGYERSKVHKPAGLRTHILVSLGSCLFMILSVKFFDDPARIAAGVVSGIGFIGAGTIIAERREKTKVVGITTAASLWVTAAIGMAVGMGEYLLALFTTILTYVILQLKKVEERIESS, translated from the coding sequence ATGGAAGAGCTCCTTGCCCTTCTGCTTTCCGCGGCGCTTGGAGGGGTCATAGGATACGAGCGATCGAAGGTTCACAAGCCCGCTGGCCTTAGAACCCACATACTCGTCTCACTTGGCTCCTGTCTGTTCATGATCCTCTCGGTCAAGTTCTTCGACGATCCGGCGAGGATTGCCGCTGGAGTTGTTTCCGGAATAGGTTTCATAGGTGCAGGTACGATAATCGCGGAGAGAAGGGAGAAAACAAAGGTTGTCGGCATAACCACTGCAGCAAGCCTCTGGGTTACAGCGGCGATAGGGATGGCCGTCGGAATGGGAGAGTACCTGCTGGCCCTCTTCACCACGATCCTCACTTACGTGATTCTCCAGCTCAAGAAAGTTGAGGAGAGAATAGAGAGCTCCTGA
- a CDS encoding ABC transporter permease has product MILKDLRLIGRERTIMSAMAILVFIASFSSIITFGLLVLYKPDFVTVSGVEIGIAGDCPILKTVADGKNYRTLDDALKDFYAGEIGAIIYLPNENLSATNFVTVFLPKDEITGIVASSKVKDTLKDYQRKMREIRGLPGDDGFRFVSPDFRRVEVKEGSSITFRFIYAVLIPLLVITTAIISGGLVVDLISEEHETRTLEVVLSTPMSFTEFISAKVVVSLTVSATLTLVWMILLWVNIGLSNPLLILLPSLSFSMIFASLGVAVTSILKDRERSQLVFSLIAISLVTASFTTPSMMAGVVARVSAGSQFSAIEFLAYPIIGSVLCAASVLLSEKLYFWRSHQG; this is encoded by the coding sequence ATGATCCTGAAGGATCTCAGGCTGATAGGAAGGGAGAGGACGATAATGTCTGCGATGGCCATACTCGTCTTCATAGCCTCCTTCTCGTCCATAATCACCTTCGGCCTGCTCGTGCTCTACAAGCCAGACTTCGTGACGGTCTCTGGGGTGGAGATAGGCATCGCCGGAGACTGCCCCATCCTGAAGACCGTCGCTGACGGGAAAAATTACAGGACCCTCGACGATGCGCTGAAGGACTTCTACGCGGGCGAGATAGGCGCGATAATTTACCTGCCAAACGAGAACCTCTCTGCAACGAACTTCGTCACCGTGTTCCTGCCAAAGGATGAGATCACTGGCATAGTGGCGAGCTCGAAGGTAAAGGACACGCTCAAGGACTACCAGCGGAAGATGAGGGAGATCCGCGGGCTTCCGGGTGACGACGGGTTCAGGTTCGTCAGCCCGGACTTCAGGAGGGTGGAGGTGAAGGAGGGGTCTTCAATAACATTCAGGTTCATATACGCCGTCCTCATACCCCTGCTCGTGATCACGACCGCCATAATCTCCGGCGGGCTCGTAGTTGACCTGATCAGCGAGGAGCACGAGACGAGGACGCTTGAAGTCGTGCTCTCCACGCCTATGTCCTTCACGGAGTTCATCTCCGCCAAGGTGGTTGTCAGCCTCACAGTCTCGGCCACGCTAACGCTCGTGTGGATGATCCTGCTCTGGGTGAACATCGGGCTCAGCAACCCCCTGCTCATACTGCTCCCCTCCCTCTCGTTCTCCATGATCTTCGCGTCGCTCGGAGTGGCCGTTACCTCGATCCTGAAGGACAGGGAGAGGAGTCAGCTCGTGTTCTCACTTATTGCCATCTCCTTAGTCACAGCATCCTTCACCACTCCGTCGATGATGGCTGGAGTAGTCGCGAGGGTTTCTGCAGGAAGTCAGTTCTCCGCGATTGAGTTCCTTGCATACCCCATCATAGGCTCTGTCCTCTGTGCAGCCTCAGTCCTTCTCTCTGAAAAGCTATACTTCTGGAGGTCGCATCAGGGTTAA
- a CDS encoding ABC transporter permease family protein, with protein MLPLIKAEFRKSGKKYTRGFKLLLAVISVLALLISYLSFSYGFNSDAGIFTSGSDRYVIENRLFQHVIVEKEEGLNLLREGKIDVFLTGLSIVVTDTLKSSAAGEEMKNYIKGEFERWMYEKYGMYAFPVMIRAEYLKREIAPSFTPQPVSEERIRQISEQVREREGREENVQEKVEESVIKSVQGGEESPVTLKRVKTEYSTPDSFSPPSLISKMVVAFLFIIPSFFVMQVFSSSLAEDVRMRRMEVLLSTPLTQEGILFQKMLPYLLLAFLITAIPSLIFGVNGVLYMASPLLLLFTAQAFIAVNSRSYRELTFLILVTNLLVMVYLVLPSVFSGLPLSDVSPVTFLLRSLSGEEVSITDLAFSSIPLATISATLFYLTARSLKIENLYSPTSPLERFVKTLTESASTDLRAFVMAMASVFIALFLEFFLLFFGLSVPLVTSYAVIMLGVAVIEEFLKSSLIYPVKSVRRAITVALGFFVAEKGLLLSVFKDYSIVLPGELFIFPLLLHVTSSLTFAIVSRRDWRLGYLAAVAIHFAYNYGTVVML; from the coding sequence GTGCTTCCGCTGATAAAGGCCGAGTTCAGGAAGTCCGGGAAGAAGTACACGCGGGGATTCAAGCTCCTCCTCGCCGTAATATCCGTTCTCGCCCTGTTAATCTCCTACCTCTCATTCAGCTACGGATTCAACTCAGATGCGGGGATATTCACGTCGGGGAGCGACAGATACGTGATCGAGAACAGGCTCTTCCAGCACGTTATTGTGGAAAAGGAGGAGGGGCTGAACCTCCTCAGGGAGGGGAAGATAGACGTTTTCCTGACCGGCCTGAGCATCGTCGTCACAGACACGCTCAAGTCCAGCGCTGCCGGAGAGGAGATGAAGAACTACATAAAGGGAGAGTTCGAGAGGTGGATGTACGAGAAGTACGGGATGTACGCATTTCCAGTGATGATCAGGGCAGAGTATCTTAAGAGGGAGATAGCACCCTCATTCACCCCCCAGCCCGTGAGCGAGGAGAGGATCAGGCAGATAAGCGAGCAGGTCAGGGAGAGGGAAGGGAGAGAGGAAAACGTTCAGGAAAAGGTGGAGGAGAGCGTCATAAAGAGCGTTCAGGGGGGTGAGGAGAGTCCGGTTACGCTGAAGAGGGTTAAAACGGAGTACTCGACTCCCGACAGCTTCTCCCCTCCGTCCCTCATATCCAAGATGGTGGTTGCGTTCCTCTTCATAATCCCGTCGTTCTTCGTCATGCAGGTCTTCTCCTCCTCCCTCGCAGAGGACGTGAGGATGAGGAGGATGGAGGTTCTGCTCTCGACCCCCCTCACTCAGGAGGGCATACTGTTCCAGAAGATGCTGCCGTACCTGCTGCTCGCGTTCCTCATTACGGCCATCCCATCGCTGATCTTCGGAGTGAACGGTGTCCTCTACATGGCCTCACCCCTCCTGCTGCTCTTCACAGCCCAGGCATTCATAGCCGTGAACTCCAGATCCTACAGAGAACTGACGTTTCTGATTCTCGTAACGAACCTGCTGGTCATGGTCTACCTCGTCCTACCTTCGGTGTTCTCTGGCCTGCCGCTCTCAGATGTCTCGCCCGTGACGTTCCTGCTCCGGAGTCTGTCCGGAGAGGAGGTTTCCATTACAGACCTCGCGTTCTCATCCATCCCGCTCGCCACAATCTCCGCCACACTATTCTACTTGACCGCAAGGTCGCTCAAGATAGAGAACCTCTACAGCCCCACATCACCGCTCGAGAGGTTCGTGAAAACTCTAACTGAAAGTGCGTCCACAGACCTGAGAGCTTTCGTTATGGCCATGGCGTCAGTCTTCATCGCCCTCTTCCTCGAGTTCTTCCTCCTGTTCTTCGGGCTCTCCGTGCCTCTCGTGACGTCCTACGCCGTGATCATGCTTGGGGTTGCTGTGATCGAGGAGTTCCTGAAGTCCAGCCTCATCTACCCGGTGAAAAGTGTCAGGAGAGCCATTACCGTTGCCCTCGGGTTTTTCGTGGCTGAGAAGGGGCTGCTGTTGAGCGTCTTCAAGGACTACAGCATCGTCCTGCCTGGAGAGCTCTTCATCTTCCCGCTCCTCCTCCACGTCACAAGCTCTCTCACCTTCGCAATCGTTTCGAGGAGAGACTGGAGGCTCGGCTACCTCGCTGCGGTGGCCATACACTTCGCGTACAACTACGGGACGGTGGTGATGCTGTGA